Proteins encoded in a region of the Planococcus citri chromosome 1, ihPlaCitr1.1, whole genome shotgun sequence genome:
- the EMC6 gene encoding ER membrane protein complex subunit 6 — protein sequence MVKTKVSKTGEITAYSEVAFRNNNAMIEYCRTSACALSGCTAGIMGLTGLHGFAFYFCAVLGLWCLLLLKAGPSWEKYFVNRMHLLTNGFFGGLFTYVLFWTFLFGMVHVY from the exons ATGGTAAAAACCAAAGTATCTAAAACTGGCG AAATCACTGCTTACAGTGAAGTAGCCTTTAGGAATAACAATGCCATGATTGAGTACTGTCGAACATCAGCGTGTGCACTTTCGGGATGTACAGCAGGAATAATGGGTCTCACAGGTTTACACGGATTCGCTTTTTATTTCTGTGCAGTCCTCGGattatgg TGTTTGTTATTGTTGAAAGCTGGACCAAGctgggaaaaatattttgtaaatagaATGCATTTACTAACTAATGGATTTTTTGGCGGTTTATTT ACGTACGTGCTATTTTGGAC ATTTTTATTTGGGATGGTCCATGTTTACTGA
- the mgr gene encoding prefoldin subunit 3 codes for MGDEEKKSSGAGIPQAIFVEDVDSFMAQPENGGNAEKVLRKLDEQHNKYKFMELNLLAKKKRLKNQMPDLEKSLDMIHLLKKRKAEASEEKIMTEFLLSEQLYSKAVIKPSDTVYLWLGANVMLEYSLDDAAELLTKNIETAKKQEASVEQDLDFLRDQFTTTEVNMARVYNWDVKRRQAESGST; via the exons ATGGGAGATGAGGAAAAGAAATCTTCAGGTGCAGGAATACCGCAAGCCATCTTCGTG gaaGATGTTGACAGTTTTATGGCTCAGCCTGAAAATGGAGGTAATGCCGAAAAGGTTCTCCGGAAATTGGACGAGCAACAcaataaatataaatttatgGAACTTAATTTACTAGCAAAGAAGAAACG cttaaaaaatcaaatgccAGATTTAGAAAAATCTCTTGATATGATTCATCTTCTGAAAAAGCGTAAAGCTGAAGCgagtgaagaaaaaatcatGACTGAATTTCTTCTATCCGAACAGTTGTATTCAAAGGCTGTTATCAAACCGTCAGATACTGTGTATTTATGGCTCGGA GCAAACGTTATGTTGGAGTATAGTTTAGATGATGCTGCTGAATTACTTACTAAAAATATAGAAACTGCAAAAAAGCAAGAAGCCAGCGTAGAGCAAGATCTCGATTTTTTGAG GGATCAATTTACTACTACTGAAGTGAATATGGCTCGAGTATACAATTGGGATGTTAAACGAAGACAAGCAGAAAGTGGAAGCACCTAA
- the l(3)05822 gene encoding uncharacterized protein l(3)05822: protein MTSDVSEGLKIPTRPAPPPPKVDGTNGHLKKSTTFALAPSKAQNERKSDKYIYQSVPRSRSTSDIFGGRKKPPPPRPPPPKIPPMTNVANSQQKPQSIKIKLPGFKSRKKHHSSKPHVHVSSWRATPNKSHPLVGSLIDLQSPAQSPGFNNDSSSDDSSVDSFDSDDPSSNENQNDYNNGWNSSQVESGFEDDFDRLSTPSSSDPWSDSRSDPFSPQRRSAPLPANQFDISNDDPKTRKLVNFSSSSNFKPTVIRPAIPIKSRKPPPSPSNDFASGSPPMPSIPPPPPPPEAFDLLANGPPIPPRPTKSFKAPDKSQIPHCIALFDYTGDHVEDLSFKENDKIILKRFVNEEWLEGDIDGKSGIFPVCFVKVIISPPKEGEISYGGDTKMITLFNYHAQSWDDLDLKEGDLIRVIGKVDENWLYGECNGKQGQFPVTYAAEYLLD, encoded by the exons ATGACTTCCGATGTCTCTGAAG gTTTGAAAATACCCACCCGTCCGGCGCCTCCGCCTCCGAAGGTTGATGGTACGAACGGCCATCTCaaaaaaagtactacttttgcTTTGGCACCAAGTAAAGCTCAAAATGAGAGAAA aagcgACAAATACATTTATCAGTCAGTACCACGTTCACGTTCTACATCAGATATATTTGgaggaagaaaaaaacctcCTCCACCGCGACCACCTCCACCCAAAATTCCTCCTATGACAAATGTTGCTAATTCCCAACAGAAACCACAA AGCATTAAAATAAAGCTTCCAGGGTTTAAATCCCGAAAAAAACATCATAGCTCGAAACCTCACGTTCACGTATCTAGCTGGCGAGCGACACCAAACAAATCGCATCCTTTGGTCGGATCATTGATCGATTTACAGTCACCTGCACAATCACCGGGTTTCAACAATGA TTCAAGTAGCGACGATTCCAGCGTCGATAGTTTCGATAGCGATGATCCTTcttcaaatgaaaatcaaaacgaTTACAACAACGGGTGGAATAGTTCTCAAGTTGAGAGCGGATTCGAGGACGATTTTGATCGTTTAAGTACACCGAGTAGTTCTGATCCGTGGTCAGATAGCAGATCCGATCCGTTTTCACCACAGCGCAGATCTGCGCCATTACCAGCAAATCAATTTGATATTAGTAATGATGATCCTAAAActagaaaattggtaaatttctcCTCCTCTTCTAATTTCAAGCCGACGGTAATACGACCGGCGATTCCAATCAAAAGTAGAAAACCACCTCCATCCCCGAGCAACGATTTCGCTAGCGGATCTCCTCCAATGCCTTCCATCCcgccacctcctcctcctcctgaAGCGTTTGATTTATTAGCTAATGGTCCACCAATACCACCACGTCCAACGAAATCTTTC AAAGCTCCGGACAAATCACAAATTCCCCATTGTATCGCGTTATTCGATTATACCGGTGACCACGTCGAAGATTTATCATTCAaa GAAAACGATAAGATAATATTAAAACGATTTGTCAACGAAGAATGGCTCGAAGGAGACATTGATGGAAAGAGTGGTATTTTTCCAGTATGTTTTGTCAAAGTAATCATTTCTCCGCCTAAAGAAGGCGAAATCAGTTACGGCGGCGATACCAAAATGATAACACTGTTCAATTATCATGCTCAGTCGTGGGATGATTTGGACTTGAAA GAAGGTGATTTAATACGAGTAATTGGAAAGGTCGATGAGAATTGGTTGTATGGCGAATGCAATGGTAAGCAGGGCCAGTTCCCAGTAACATATGCCGCTGAATATTTGTTGGATTAA
- the LOC135832582 gene encoding cysteine-rich hydrophobic domain-containing protein 2, translated as MADFDAIYEEELENEMPPEESFMIMTPDPIVVRGAGNMTVFGLSNRFDTEFPNGLVSRVAPEEYSATIGRINSVLKKTLPVNAKWLFCGCVCCCCTLGCSLWPVVCLSKRTQHSLNKLLDWENSHLYHKLGLHWRLAKQRCDSSSMMEYVLLVEFIPKIPIYRPD; from the exons ATGGCGGACTTCGATGCTATTTATGAAGAAGAGCTTGAAAACGAAATGCCTCCAGAGGAGTCTTTTATGATAATGACACCAGATCCTATAGTTGTCAGAGGAGCAGGAAACATGACAGT ATTTGGATTGAGCAATCGATTTGACACTGAATTTCCCAATGGTCTCGTATCTCGTGTAGCTCCTGAGGAGTATTCGGCAACGATAGGACGAATAAATTCAGTACTCAAGAAAACCCTACCAGTTAACGCTAAATGGTTATTTTGCGGATGTGTGTGCTGTTGTTGTACTCTTGGATGTTCTTTATGGCCTGTAGTATGTTTGAGCAAAAGG ACGCAGCATTCGCTGAATAAACTTTTAGACTGGGAAAATAGTCATTTATATCATAAGCTAGGATTACACTGGAGATTGGCTAAACAGCGTTGTGATTCGTCTTCCATGATGGAATAT GTTTTATTAGTCGAGTTCATCCCGAAAATTCCCATTTACCGACCAGATTAg
- the LOC135832583 gene encoding short coiled-coil protein B, with amino-acid sequence MDTSKTITQEEMNSIPLVDDDPQLVVQDDNDISQSSDILQRNHSIDSIPSTFTNESSSPSRNNFDSDISPDELEEKARLITQVLELQNTLDDLSHRVDSVKDETLKLRSENQVLGQYIENLMSASSVFQSTSPKPKKK; translated from the exons ATGGATACCTCTAAAACAATTACTCAAGAAGAAATGAACAGCATACCTCTCGTAGATGATGACCCACAAC ttGTAGTGCAAGATGATAACGATATTTCTCAAAGCTCCGATATCTTGCAAAGAAATCACAGCATAGATTCCATACCGTCAACTTTCACTAACGAAAGTAGCAGTCCGAGTCGTAACA ATTTCGATTCCGATATTAGCCCAGATGAACTCGAAGAAAAAGCACGTTTAATAACGCAAGTATTGGAATTACAAAACACATTAGACG ATTTATCACACAGGGTTGATAGTGTTAAAGATGAAACCCTGAAATTACGGTCAGAAAATCAAGTGCTTGGACaatacattgaaaatttaatgtcaGCGTCCAGTGTTTTCCAGTCTACTTCTCCTAAACCGAAGAAGAAATGA
- the LOC135832580 gene encoding fibroblast growth factor 1-like isoform X2, whose amino-acid sequence MERCEEDDQSDCSTVYVRTTREEYSETVSHSVSPRSVHPDEAASSSAAPAALKLTGPVYKGFKHYGPRVRLHCRTGYSLVILPNGIVTTDQYANNQAGVLEFSSAGIGEVRIRGVQANLYLAMNENGNLYGEENPRDYATVFVEGIYGQYNTYLSQKYAHNGWYVGIKKNGIIKRGPLTQWGQKAIQFLPLRDEIKN is encoded by the exons ATGGAACGTTGCGAAGAAGATGATCAGTCGGATTGCAG TACGGTTTACGTGCGTACAACACGTGAAGAATATTCAGAAACCGTTAGTCATAGCGTGTCTCCTAGAAGCGTTCATCCTGATGAAGCGGCATCGTCATCTGCGGCACCTGCTGCTCTCAAGTTAACTGGACCTGTTTACAAGGGGTTCAAACATTACGGTCCTAGGGTGCGATTACATTGTCGAACTGGATATAGCTTGGTTATATTACCTAATGGTATCGTTACGACAGATCAATACGCTAATAATCAAGCAG GCGTGCTCGAGTTCAGTTCGGCTGGTATCGGTGAAGTACGAATTAGAGGTGTCCAAGCTAATTTGTACTTAGCTATGAATGAAAATGGCAATTTATACGGTGAA gaaaatccTCGTGATTACGCAACCGTATTTGTTGAAGGTATATATGGCCAATATAACACTTATTTATCTCAAAAATATGCCCATAACGGATGGTATGTGGgtatcaagaaaaatggaatcATTAAACGAGGACCATTAACGCAATGGGGCCAAAAAGCCATTCAATTTTTACCGCTTCGAGAcgagattaaaaattaa
- the LOC135832580 gene encoding fibroblast growth factor 1-like isoform X1, producing the protein MERCEEDDQSDCSTVYVRTTREEYSETVSHSVSPRSVHPDEAASSSAAPAALKLTGPVYKGFKHYGPRVRLHCRTGYSLVILPNGIVTTDQYANNQAGVLEFSSAGIGEVRIRGVQANLYLAMNENGNLYGEVITPENPRDYATVFVEGIYGQYNTYLSQKYAHNGWYVGIKKNGIIKRGPLTQWGQKAIQFLPLRDEIKN; encoded by the exons ATGGAACGTTGCGAAGAAGATGATCAGTCGGATTGCAG TACGGTTTACGTGCGTACAACACGTGAAGAATATTCAGAAACCGTTAGTCATAGCGTGTCTCCTAGAAGCGTTCATCCTGATGAAGCGGCATCGTCATCTGCGGCACCTGCTGCTCTCAAGTTAACTGGACCTGTTTACAAGGGGTTCAAACATTACGGTCCTAGGGTGCGATTACATTGTCGAACTGGATATAGCTTGGTTATATTACCTAATGGTATCGTTACGACAGATCAATACGCTAATAATCAAGCAG GCGTGCTCGAGTTCAGTTCGGCTGGTATCGGTGAAGTACGAATTAGAGGTGTCCAAGCTAATTTGTACTTAGCTATGAATGAAAATGGCAATTTATACGGTGAAGTAATTACCcct gaaaatccTCGTGATTACGCAACCGTATTTGTTGAAGGTATATATGGCCAATATAACACTTATTTATCTCAAAAATATGCCCATAACGGATGGTATGTGGgtatcaagaaaaatggaatcATTAAACGAGGACCATTAACGCAATGGGGCCAAAAAGCCATTCAATTTTTACCGCTTCGAGAcgagattaaaaattaa